The following are from one region of the Channa argus isolate prfri chromosome 6, Channa argus male v1.0, whole genome shotgun sequence genome:
- the n4bp2l2 gene encoding NEDD4-binding protein 2-like 2 encodes MSYSESTICPDIENSGVTQSTEHNGDDKNSKCVRERVLKEVGLTSTTFIGPALPPQSGTRKSHIDDTLSEFYKELEEIDIPDGATGNPGKEPPTSRKTSDRRNTQDVSQEMTFNINYSEETDRYQKSNGQKMPSWPHWHQNEPYYNRRTKPGLEQRSDRAAASQNQWHYPQSLNSPSNPRFHRPPFHLPPPQPVFPNPNNPPPHMNPNWRDSGISNQYRGEPHFSTFPSFPPQNVSSHPSQGNYGDSKHPLDRDERGYVQTENVNVGRHRDREDEWSQFGKDYDWRQRFGTENKQWEQQQTRLPPDSTRSSASLVLILMRGLPGSGKSTLARELLSTGPSGLILSADDYFSNKDGYRYEPGFLGAAHEWTQNRARDAMHHGRSPIIIDNTNIQAWEMKPYVKMALERGYKVEFFEPDTSWKFDPYELEKRNKHGVPHEKIAQMLDRFSFPISIDIVMRSLEPRHVNQRH; translated from the exons ATGTCTTACAGTGAATCTACAATTTGTCCGGACATAGAAAACTCTGGTGTGACTCAAAGCACTGAACATAATGGAGATGACAAAAACAGCAAGTGTGTGAGGGAGCGAGTGCTGAAGGAAGTTGGACTAACAAGCACCACGTTCATTGGTCCAGCATTACCTCCACAATCAGGAACACGCAAGTCTCACATTGATGACACACTGAGTGAGTTTTACAAAGAGCTTGAGGAGATCGATATACCTGATGGTGCAACTGGTAACCCGGGGAAAGAGCCACCCACATCACGTAAAACATCTGACCGCAGAAACACTCAGGATGTAAGCCAGGAGATGacttttaatataaattattctGAAGAAACAGACCGCTACCAGAAAAGCAATGGACAGAAAATGCCATCCTGGCCACATTGGCATCAGAATGAGCCATACTACAACAGGAGAACGAAACCAGGCCTGGAGCAGCGCTCTGATAGAGCTGCTGCTTCTCAAAATCAGTGGCATTATCCTCAATCTCTGAACAGTCCATCAAATCCTAGATTTCACAGACCACCATTCCATCTCCCACCACCACAACCTGTATTCCCAAATCCAAACAATCCACCCCCCCACATGAATCCCAATTGGAGGGACTCTGGTATATCGAACCAGTATCGTGGGGAGccacatttttccacatttcccAGTTTCCCTCCTCAGAATGTAAGTAGTCATCCCTCTCAGGGCAATTATGGAGATTCTAAACACCCCCTTGACAGGGATGAACGGGGTTAtgtgcaaacagaaaatgtaaatgtgggaCGGCATAGAGATAGAGAAGACGAATGGTCTCAATTTGGCAAAGATTACGATTGGCGCCAGAGATTTggaacagaaaataaacagtggGAACAGCAGCAAACCCGTCTACCCCCCGATAGCACCCGTTCCTCTGCTTCCTTGGTGCTGATCTTGATGCGAGGATTACCGGGATCTGGGAAATCTACGCTGGCCAG AGAGCTGCTATCAACTGGTCCCAGTGGGCTAATTCTGAGCGCAGATGActatttttcaaacaaagatgGCTATCGCTATGAACCAGGCTTTCTTGGAGCGGCACATGAATGGACCCAGAATAGAG CTAGAGATGCTATGCACCATGGCCGGTCTCCCATAATTATTGATAATACAAACATCCAAGCCTGGGAAATGAAACCATATGTCAAAATG GCTTTGGAGAGAGGATACAAAGTGGAATTTTTTGAACCTGACACCAGCTGGAAATTTGATCCGTATGAGCTAGAGAA GAGGAATAAGCATGGAGTTCCCCATGAGAAAATTGCACAGATGCTGGATCGTTTTTCATTTCCCATATCCATAGATATTGTCATGAGGTCACTAGAGCCACGTCACGTGAACCAGAGACATTGA